A window of Rhizobium sp. CIAT894 contains these coding sequences:
- a CDS encoding bifunctional 3,4-dihydroxy-2-butanone-4-phosphate synthase/GTP cyclohydrolase II, translated as MSFSSIDEAIEAIEAGEMVIVVDDENRENEGDLVVAAEKITAEHIAFMMKYARGLICVPLPAERLDKLEIPLMVTRNSDSLQTAFTVSVDCKHGTTTGISAEDRAATVKSLIDPQTRPEDLSRPGHIFPLRANRLGVLGRPGHTEAAVDLARLAGLAPAGVICEIANDDGTMSRLPDLEKFAIEHGLHIVTIDALIEYCRSRDTRVKRYAQSFMPTRFGDFKAIAYRDSLTGTEHLALTLGELCEKEDVLVRVHSECLTGEAFRSMRCDCGQQLEMALRAVQLAGAGCVIYMRGQEGRGIGLGNKIAAYSLQDHGRDTLEANRELGFASDSREYNAAADIIRDLGIGSVRLLTNNPTKIEALRTSGVIVSSRQSLIAASSASNITYLKTKRDRFGHLLDQDTSAEHVGRNNVFSVFGAQVFSGPLG; from the coding sequence ATGTCTTTTTCGAGCATAGATGAGGCGATCGAGGCGATCGAAGCGGGCGAGATGGTTATCGTGGTCGACGACGAAAACCGGGAGAATGAAGGCGACCTAGTCGTTGCTGCCGAAAAAATAACAGCTGAGCACATCGCTTTCATGATGAAATATGCGAGAGGCCTTATCTGCGTGCCACTTCCAGCCGAACGTCTCGACAAACTCGAGATCCCCCTGATGGTCACACGTAATTCGGACTCACTGCAGACGGCATTTACCGTTTCCGTCGATTGCAAACACGGCACAACGACAGGGATTTCAGCCGAAGATCGAGCAGCAACCGTCAAGTCGCTCATCGATCCGCAGACGCGGCCGGAAGACCTATCGCGACCGGGTCACATTTTTCCTTTGCGTGCAAATCGTCTCGGTGTCCTGGGCCGTCCTGGCCACACCGAAGCTGCCGTGGATCTTGCACGACTGGCCGGTCTGGCGCCGGCTGGCGTAATCTGCGAGATCGCCAATGACGACGGAACCATGTCTCGACTGCCAGATCTCGAGAAGTTCGCAATCGAACATGGCCTGCACATAGTAACGATCGACGCTTTGATTGAATACTGCAGGAGTCGTGATACGAGGGTAAAGCGTTACGCGCAGTCCTTTATGCCAACGCGGTTTGGGGATTTCAAGGCAATTGCTTATCGCGATAGTTTGACGGGAACGGAACACTTAGCTTTGACACTTGGCGAGTTGTGCGAGAAGGAAGACGTTCTGGTACGGGTGCATTCTGAATGTCTGACAGGTGAGGCGTTCCGGTCCATGCGATGCGACTGCGGTCAACAGCTCGAAATGGCTCTTCGGGCGGTCCAGTTAGCGGGCGCTGGTTGCGTGATCTACATGCGTGGGCAAGAGGGGCGTGGCATCGGCTTAGGAAACAAAATTGCGGCTTACAGCCTGCAGGATCATGGTCGTGATACTCTTGAGGCAAATCGGGAACTCGGCTTCGCATCTGATTCCCGCGAATATAACGCAGCGGCGGATATCATCCGCGACCTCGGTATCGGCAGCGTTCGGCTTCTGACCAACAATCCTACAAAAATAGAGGCGCTGCGAACGTCAGGCGTCATCGTGTCGTCTCGCCAGAGTCTGATCGCCGCATCTAGCGCGTCCAACATCACTTATCTTAAGACAAAGCGCGATCGGTTTGGCCACCTGTTGGACCAGGACACGTCAGCTGAACACGTCGGCCGGAACAACGTCTTTTCAGTGTTTGGCGCGCAGGTGTTCTCTGGACCCCTTGGGTAA
- a CDS encoding LL-diaminopimelate aminotransferase yields MGNSVLDFHRIQRLPPYVFEQVNRLKASARAGGADIIDLGMGNPDLPTPQSIVDKLCEVVQDPRTHRYSSSKGIPGLRRAQAAYYARRFGVKLNPDTQVVATLGSKEGFANMAQAITAPGDVILCPNPTYPIHAFGFLMAGGVIRSMSVEPDESFFPPLERAVRHSIPKPLALILNYPSNPTALVATLDFYKDVIAFAKKHDIIVLSDLAYSEIYFDGAPPPSVLEVPGAIDVTVEFTSMSKTFSMPGWRMGFAVGNERLIAALTRVKSYLDYGAFTPIQVAATHALNGDGSDIAEVRNVYKRRRDVMVESFGKAGFDVPPPAATMFAWAKIPEKFRHLGSLEFSKLLVEKADVAVAPGIGFGEMGDDYVRLALVENEHRIRQAARNIKRWLSGDEKFEINVMNQ; encoded by the coding sequence ATTGGAAATAGTGTGCTGGACTTTCATAGAATTCAACGTTTGCCGCCTTATGTTTTCGAACAGGTCAACCGTTTGAAAGCAAGCGCGCGAGCGGGCGGCGCCGATATCATCGATCTCGGCATGGGAAACCCCGACCTTCCCACTCCCCAGTCGATCGTCGACAAGCTGTGCGAGGTCGTCCAGGATCCGCGCACCCACCGTTATTCCTCCTCCAAGGGCATTCCGGGGCTGCGCCGCGCCCAGGCCGCCTATTATGCCCGCCGTTTCGGCGTCAAGCTCAACCCGGATACCCAGGTGGTCGCCACCTTGGGCTCCAAGGAAGGCTTTGCCAACATGGCGCAGGCAATCACCGCGCCCGGCGACGTCATCCTCTGCCCGAACCCGACCTATCCGATCCACGCCTTCGGTTTCCTGATGGCGGGCGGCGTGATCCGCTCGATGTCGGTGGAGCCGGACGAAAGCTTTTTCCCGCCGCTTGAGCGGGCGGTCCGGCATTCGATCCCGAAGCCCCTGGCGCTGATCCTCAACTACCCCTCGAACCCGACGGCCCTTGTCGCGACGCTCGATTTCTACAAGGACGTCATTGCCTTCGCCAAGAAGCACGACATCATCGTGCTTTCCGACCTTGCCTATTCGGAAATCTATTTCGACGGCGCCCCGCCGCCGTCGGTTCTCGAAGTGCCCGGCGCAATCGACGTGACGGTCGAGTTCACCTCGATGTCGAAGACCTTCTCCATGCCCGGCTGGCGCATGGGTTTTGCCGTCGGCAACGAGCGGCTGATCGCGGCGCTCACCCGCGTCAAGTCCTACCTCGATTACGGTGCTTTCACGCCGATCCAGGTGGCGGCGACGCATGCGCTGAACGGCGACGGCTCCGACATTGCTGAGGTTCGCAACGTCTATAAACGCCGCCGCGACGTCATGGTCGAAAGCTTCGGCAAGGCCGGCTTCGATGTGCCGCCGCCGGCTGCGACGATGTTCGCCTGGGCGAAGATCCCTGAAAAGTTCCGTCATCTCGGTTCGCTTGAGTTTTCCAAGCTCTTGGTCGAGAAGGCCGACGTCGCCGTTGCACCGGGTATCGGCTTCGGCGAAATGGGCGACGACTACGTCCGTCTGGCGCTCGTCGAGAACGAACACCGCATCCGCCAGGCTGCGCGCAACATCAAACGCTGGCTTAGCGGCGACGAGAAATTTGAAATCAACGTAATGAATCAGTGA
- a CDS encoding GFA family protein: MPIFGSCQCKAVTYQVQEIDGPMWNCFCQTCRKSHAADHNTAAKVKSEHFKILTGQDTLHSFESTPGKLRWFCSVCGSHVYAERPASPELKVVRAGTFDTDPGSVPMSNVWVSHAKPWLAHDPSKASSPEFP; encoded by the coding sequence ATGCCAATCTTCGGATCATGCCAATGCAAAGCCGTTACGTACCAGGTTCAGGAAATTGATGGACCCATGTGGAATTGCTTCTGTCAAACATGCCGGAAGTCACACGCCGCTGATCACAATACCGCTGCGAAGGTGAAAAGCGAGCACTTCAAGATCCTTACAGGCCAAGATACGCTTCATAGCTTCGAATCGACGCCTGGAAAGCTGCGGTGGTTTTGTTCGGTATGTGGCTCGCACGTTTATGCGGAGCGGCCGGCCAGCCCGGAGCTCAAAGTCGTTAGAGCCGGCACGTTCGATACCGATCCTGGAAGTGTGCCGATGTCAAACGTATGGGTATCGCATGCGAAACCTTGGCTCGCCCATGATCCATCGAAGGCAAGCTCACCAGAGTTCCCGTAA
- a CDS encoding LLM class flavin-dependent oxidoreductase — MTAQDDFRAAGNPMFNDNKLKLGVFGTNCSNACAITLAETTFEPTFDHNVEIAKKLEAAGWECMVPIARWRGFGGPSNFNGVNMDTFTWAAALAAVTTKLQFFSTTHIPTLNPIVATKMATTIDHISKGRYGLNLVTGWFTPEMEMFGVPMMEHDTRYEYATEWMDIVETLWKRNGVTFEGEFLKVKDAFSEPKPYNKAGRPLLICAGASGKGLHFTAKFCDFNFGFMQDMESGAAWVKKVKDLARTEYNRDLGTFTACPVIVRETEKEAKEYYDYYVNQKGDWEACENICEVLQVQSQNHSAEMYQKFKERFVAGWGGYPIVGNPEQVADKLVDLSNTGVNGALLTMVDYNEELPFFNDRVMPLLKQAGLRN, encoded by the coding sequence GTGACCGCACAAGACGATTTCCGCGCTGCCGGAAACCCAATGTTCAATGATAACAAGCTCAAGCTCGGCGTATTTGGCACGAATTGCTCGAATGCATGCGCGATTACGCTCGCTGAGACAACGTTCGAACCTACCTTCGACCACAACGTCGAGATTGCAAAGAAGCTTGAGGCAGCCGGTTGGGAATGCATGGTGCCGATTGCACGCTGGCGTGGTTTTGGCGGTCCTTCAAACTTCAATGGCGTGAACATGGATACGTTCACCTGGGCGGCCGCTCTCGCGGCGGTCACCACGAAGCTCCAGTTCTTCTCAACGACCCACATTCCGACGCTAAACCCGATTGTTGCAACCAAGATGGCGACAACAATCGATCACATCTCGAAGGGTCGATACGGCCTCAATCTCGTTACCGGCTGGTTCACTCCCGAAATGGAAATGTTCGGAGTTCCTATGATGGAGCACGACACCCGCTATGAATACGCCACCGAATGGATGGATATCGTCGAGACGCTCTGGAAACGCAATGGCGTTACCTTCGAAGGCGAGTTCCTCAAAGTCAAAGACGCCTTCAGTGAACCCAAACCCTACAACAAGGCGGGTCGCCCGCTCCTGATCTGCGCCGGCGCCTCGGGCAAGGGACTGCATTTCACCGCCAAGTTCTGCGACTTCAACTTCGGCTTCATGCAAGACATGGAATCCGGCGCTGCCTGGGTCAAAAAGGTGAAGGACCTGGCGCGTACTGAATATAACCGTGATCTTGGCACATTCACAGCTTGCCCCGTTATCGTTCGCGAAACGGAGAAGGAAGCAAAGGAATACTACGACTACTACGTCAACCAGAAGGGTGACTGGGAGGCATGCGAGAACATCTGTGAAGTTCTGCAGGTGCAATCTCAAAACCATTCTGCCGAAATGTATCAAAAATTCAAGGAACGCTTCGTCGCTGGCTGGGGTGGATACCCGATCGTCGGCAATCCAGAACAAGTCGCCGACAAGCTCGTGGATCTCAGCAATACAGGCGTCAACGGCGCCTTGCTGACAATGGTCGATTACAACGAGGAACTTCCCTTCTTTAACGACCGTGTCATGCCGCTGCTCAAGCAAGCCGGTCTGCGCAACTGA
- a CDS encoding ABC transporter substrate-binding protein has translation MLKKIVAALFTLSSLYHMNGVAKADGLDSLPPDQKALYENIDPAIPLGGTVYKDFVPKRPPPWKIGYASTYAGNTWRANILDEFTNVLLPKYKEAGLVSDLIVTQSDLKDAVQIQQMRQMVDDGVDAIVICCSNITALNKTIEYAHSKGVPVFSVSGYVTSPYAINATENNTDGGYKAAEWLAKEIGEKGNVLMVSGIPGFASSDSFDIGAKNAFDKFPGIKIVGTIAGKWTDQVAQVEVQKFLATNLAEVNGILVQSASENGVVNAVQQSGRDMMPIVLGGEASAACYWRKNPDFISKSFHFWPPRSDARLVWDVMMRTLEGQGPKIQSILRPALPYTIDDVKEVLKEDCDPNSTDWIEPKNNGWWPADVAANYFERPEDPLAWRPKK, from the coding sequence ATGCTGAAGAAAATCGTTGCAGCGCTTTTTACGCTGTCGAGCCTTTATCACATGAACGGCGTGGCGAAGGCTGACGGCCTCGATTCGTTGCCGCCGGACCAAAAGGCGCTTTACGAGAATATCGATCCCGCCATTCCGCTCGGGGGGACGGTGTACAAGGATTTTGTTCCAAAACGTCCACCGCCGTGGAAAATTGGTTATGCATCCACATATGCCGGTAATACCTGGCGCGCGAACATCCTGGACGAATTCACCAACGTATTGCTTCCGAAATATAAGGAAGCAGGCCTAGTCTCTGATCTTATCGTCACGCAGTCTGACCTCAAAGACGCTGTCCAAATCCAGCAGATGCGGCAGATGGTTGACGACGGTGTTGATGCGATCGTCATTTGCTGCTCGAACATTACCGCACTTAACAAGACCATAGAGTATGCTCATTCGAAAGGCGTGCCAGTCTTCTCAGTCTCGGGCTATGTCACATCACCCTACGCAATCAATGCCACAGAGAATAACACCGACGGTGGCTACAAGGCTGCTGAATGGCTTGCCAAGGAAATCGGTGAAAAAGGCAACGTCCTGATGGTATCGGGCATCCCCGGTTTCGCATCATCGGACAGCTTCGACATCGGCGCGAAGAACGCGTTCGATAAATTCCCCGGTATCAAAATTGTAGGCACGATAGCTGGCAAATGGACCGACCAGGTCGCCCAGGTTGAGGTTCAGAAGTTTCTTGCCACCAATCTTGCTGAGGTTAATGGCATTCTCGTTCAGTCCGCTTCAGAAAACGGTGTCGTGAACGCAGTACAGCAATCCGGCCGCGACATGATGCCTATCGTGCTCGGGGGTGAGGCTTCCGCAGCCTGCTACTGGCGTAAGAACCCTGATTTCATAAGCAAGAGCTTCCATTTCTGGCCGCCGCGGTCTGATGCCCGCCTTGTGTGGGACGTCATGATGCGAACGCTCGAAGGCCAGGGACCAAAGATCCAGTCGATTCTTCGTCCTGCGCTTCCTTACACCATTGATGACGTGAAGGAAGTGCTGAAGGAAGATTGCGATCCCAATTCTACGGATTGGATCGAGCCGAAGAACAACGGCTGGTGGCCTGCAGACGTCGCTGCAAACTACTTCGAACGTCCTGAAGATCCGTTAGCTTGGCGGCCGAAGAAGTAA
- a CDS encoding NAD(P)H-dependent oxidoreductase — MKVVVITGNLSRPSKTRAVADFMVDRVRASGNEASCWDLVDLHPHLGATVLPSSAAEIVKAALNDILASDVLVVGSPVYKASYTGLLKHLFDLVDMKALKGRYVIPFATGKASSHKPLVEASMEALFDFFEAQIHSRFIFALDEDFQNGALSENLRALVDRELDAARRAVSP; from the coding sequence ATGAAAGTTGTTGTAATAACGGGGAATTTATCGCGCCCCTCGAAAACCCGGGCCGTAGCAGACTTCATGGTGGATCGGGTGCGCGCGTCCGGCAACGAAGCAAGCTGCTGGGACCTTGTCGACCTTCATCCGCACCTTGGGGCAACAGTGTTGCCCTCCAGCGCCGCTGAGATTGTTAAAGCGGCACTCAACGATATTTTGGCTAGTGACGTGCTAGTTGTTGGTAGTCCGGTTTACAAAGCATCTTACACTGGGTTGCTGAAGCATTTATTCGACCTTGTCGACATGAAAGCGCTTAAGGGCCGCTATGTGATCCCTTTTGCAACCGGTAAAGCATCGAGTCACAAGCCGCTCGTCGAAGCCTCGATGGAAGCCTTATTCGACTTTTTCGAAGCGCAAATACATAGCCGTTTCATTTTCGCTCTCGATGAAGATTTTCAGAACGGTGCTCTTTCTGAGAACCTGCGCGCGCTTGTCGACAGAGAGCTCGATGCCGCGCGTCGCGCCGTCAGCCCATAA